TATCGATCATATATTAAATGATACAAAGTTTCAGATTCGGAGTTTGATTCCTTATCATTTGTTTCAACGTTCTGAGACGTGATTGATATGAAACCAGCATCAACAAATAAGGAGAAAGACTCGGGGTTGTTGCAATCTTCTGGAAATATAAGCAAAGGAGTTTGAAATTGGAAGTTTACGTTCAactttctcttttcattcaaatattCCTGTAAATTCTGAACGGTCTGTGATGTAAAATCGGTGACGGCGTCATTTGCAAGACGAACAAGCTTGCGTCCATTATCATTAGCAAAAAGGGAACTTTGAAATCCTTTGACACGTAGTAAAAGATTAGggtcataaaaaaattctaaagCGCGTAAATTAATACCAAGTGTGTCGGTGTCATTATCGTCAGAAGATGATCGTTCAAAGGAAAGAGTAAAAATGGAGGGACTTGttgtttcaatttctttattgGAGGTTTCTCTAGGATATAGGAAATTTCGATCATCGTTGTACATTTTCAGAGAACCAAGGTTGGcaacaaaagaataatcttttttattgcatttAAATTGTGAAAAAAAGTTCAGAAGTTCCAACGAAATTACATTCTCTTTCTTCGgatatttcaaaagagaaaatttgCCGGAAGGGACTTCCAAACGAACATCAAATAAAGACGTATTTGATTGTAAATCGCCTACGTGTGCAGATTCTATAATTGAATCATTAAGACCAATAGCATCAATAACCGTTTTCCTTTGATCATCGGTTACTTCGCCATTTTCATCAGATGCTCCTCGGAAACTATTCCACATCCAAGAACCCCATCCTTGTTGTTTAGGAGGCTGTGGCTCAAAGCCCTCGTTTTTGATTTCTTGATAAGCAAGTGAACGGAAAAGTTTGAGCTGGCTTATATCCAAATTCAGCTCCAAAACGTCGAGTTCTTTAGATTCGTCCGCGGATAGTTGCACTgccaaaaatttctttttgtacaGCTTGATATAATTTCTTCGCTTTTCACAAAAAGCCTTGATAGCAGGCCATGACCGTGCGTAATGTTTTTGTTGAATGTCGTGCAAAGtcttttgaaagataaaACGAAGATAATCAAGAGGAGTATCTAGAGATACATTTCCTACTATGCGTTTGCGAAATGCAAGCTTAGACATTACATCTTGCAATTCATGCGCAAGTGACATACCACATGATATTTGTGAATCGTTTAAAGACACATCGAATCCACGAAAAGATATCTGTGAAAGAAATCGGGGAATTTCAGGAGTGGGTAATTTGTTAATAGTAACTTTTGCCATGCCAGTTACTGGAGCAATAATATAATCTTTCTCTCGCGATTGAAAATCAGTAATTAAAGCTTGAAAGGTGTTCATCAGTTCATTAATATCAGTTTTATCAATGCATTCCGCAGTCTCATCAGAATAAATACCAAATCCTCGTAAAGAACAGAGTTTGTAGATAGTTTGGGATTCGGTTTCTACAAATGTCGAAGTCCATTCCTCATTACAAGATTCTATTGAAAATTCGGAAAGAAGCAATCCAAAGGAATAGCCACCTGGAACAACATTGGAAACAGGTAAGTGTTCAAAACGTATGTGAATATCTCggatatttatttgaatattaTCAATCATTCGAGTAATCAAAGACTCGGTAAAAGTTTGTGTCTTAGGGTCATATGCCGTTTCTGCTTTGCCAATCTGTGAAGCCTCCCACAGTTGCATTTGTCTTCTCTTTGACTCTAAGACTTGATGTGGGTCAACTTCTGATTGCGACTATAAATATGGTTAGTAACTGCTCTAAAACAACGTTATATTGTCCTAAGTGCTGTTTTATTCTATATTCATATTTGATCCCTACCTTCACATTTTCTTCCATTGAAGCCAAAGCACGAATTCCAActatatatatttcaacTGGTTTATTCTTTAAAGAAGACCATGGTATTTTGAGTGTCAGTTCTTCAACCAAACCATATTGAACCGAAATTGGTAATTCTAGTTTACGGAAAGCCtaacaattttattagatacaaaatcaaaattttcaatataatTCATCTTATAATCTCATACACTCCGTTTCAACTGCAAGTTTCGTAGCGTAACATCTCCGTTCCAAACAGCGACTTTTAACTGAGTAGCGTCAAAATTCTCAATGTATTCTCCTAAGAGtcgatttaaaaaatctttttcgTTAGTTTCGTATTTAATACAAAAGACTTACTTGCTAGTAACCCTTCTAACATATTGAAGGGAATACGGTGAGAAACAGCAAActgtaaatattttgaactTTGCTTTACAGATGGTTTCGAACGCTACAACTACTGCGTTGAGGGTTATAAAGATAGAATGTCAGAGCATGACGTGAACGCCTACACCATAAGTAACATTAAGCTAAGTAACAGACATTttcaagaaaagaaaaatctcGTTTAcgtttgtaaaaatttcaagaaaTCCATTAGAatatgttaataaaaaaaatttagtttctgttttctttgaagaagTAGCTACTAAAGTCGGAGTGGTTCAGCGGTAAATCATagcaaataattttttggcAGCAGTCATGATACAGGTTTAACAACCAttcccatttttttaaggtaTAATTTCATGAATTGAAGGAAGAAGATGTTTTCTTGCTCCAATTGAGTATTAAGCAACTGGAAAGTTCAATGTTAGTAAAAAGAATCGGATAAACACATTTTTCATAACCAATTTTAAATGgctaaaatgaaaatataagTACCTTTGTATAGAgactcttttttttaggaGGTCCTCTTTTTTCGTGAGGCTCATGGTGTGCTAAAGGGTGCTGAGATGGAGTAGGTTGAGCGTCTATCGATTGTGAAGTATCTGCAGCGCCTAAGTTCTCCataactttttctttttccttattACCATCAATTAGTACGTGTGAATACAACTAGAGCAAACCTAAATAGACATACTTGTTTTGAGCGAATATTACTCTCTGTTGgccaattcttttttctctccTGAATCCAAGCTTCAATTTCCTCAGGTGTATTAATGGAAATATTCCTTCGCTTCAAGTATTCTATTCCATCAACTGCACAAGCTCCCCTAGTATTTCCGGCATGTGAACCCCCTCGAAAACTTCTccctcttcctcttccaCTGCCTCGCTTTGTTGgcttaaaagaaagatcTTGATCCATTCGCCGTTTCCCATGCCTTCCTACATTTTCTGTCTCACTACTAGAATTCTTTTGAGTCAAGGAGGCAGAAGAATTCGTTTGCTCAAAAGGTTTGTTTATGATGGGAGGAGGTGGAGGTTTATCATATATAAATGAGGTAGGATTCATCCCAAATAACTCAAAGCTTCAAGATAAATTctcaaattgaaaaattagttTTCAAAGTCAATGTATAATCACCGCAACGCGAAATTGCAAAACACAATCAATAGAGTAAGGAACGTGTTTCTCATAAACGAGAATTTACAGAAATTCCAAAATGTAATAtatgattatttttaaacgcTGTGTTACCCTGATTAACAGATTCAATTGAAGTatggttttaaaaaaatttacgatGACTGGTTTTGATGTAGGTGTGTGTATCAGAAAATATAAGACGTCGATGTAGGACTAAATTAGGTTTTGCACCTTTCGCTTGATAAAgcaattataaaaaaaataagccTTTAATTGCTCCAAATTTCAAATGGAGTTGTGaataatatgaaaaagTGGCAAAAAACATTGAGTGTATACAGCAGAATCATACACCCCAACTCAACAACTAACTTGAAAACGAGATGTAATGTAGAACAGCAAAATACTACTAATTTCACAGTATTAGCTCCCTattgaaataattaattattctACCAACACTAGACTATTTGTgcaatatttatttcattcaGTTTAATTTCAGTTATATAGAGGGACAGTGATAATATCCAGAATGTATAAGCTAATTTCACTTGtcgattttttaacttttgaatttccTGCTTTACATCTCTGaagcaaattaaaattgatgaGTGTATCAACAATATCCTTACTTGAATATAGTCTGTCCTAATATTTACTATGTATAAAGAAGCGGCTTATACAATTCTCATTTATTGATTAAGTTAATTTCTGTTAAGCTTTACTATGAGAATGGTGATTTGAATCCTCTTTTGGAATTAACTATGTTTAAGCTTATGTTTTGTACTGCTCCCGAGATCTTAACTGAAGCCTATCGTCACCTCGTCAatacgaatttttttcaattgtaaAGCATatgcaataaaatatagaatgattatttaatatagggcctttatattatttttaagtcTTTGTGGTATTTTGTAGGGATATACTGTCGAAATGGATTCATTTCATCCAACACCTGGAAAACCGACCACAGCAACATCAAATTCAAGTCTGAACTTTTTTGTAA
This region of Schizosaccharomyces pombe strain 972h- genome assembly, chromosome: II genomic DNA includes:
- the rsa1 gene encoding ribosome assembly protein codes for the protein MNPTSFIYDKPPPPPIINKPFEQTNSSASLTQKNSSSETENVGRHGKRRMDQDLSFKPTKRGSGRGRGRSFRGGSHAGNTRGACAVDGIEYLKRRNISINTPEEIEAWIQERKKNWPTESNIRSKQEKEKVMENLGAADTSQSIDAQPTPSQHPLAHHEPHEKRGPPKKKSLYTKLLNTQLEQENIFFLQFMKLYLKKMGMVVKPVS